The genomic segment AGAATGCCCTGGTGGCCGATTCCCTGGAGGCGCGCGGCTGGATGGTGGAGCGCCCGGAGGGCGCAAGGCCGTTCACCGGGCGCTACCTGGCGCCGGCCTTCGCACCGGTCCCGCCGCGGGCCTATCGCTACGCCAACCTCGAGGCCGAGGTGCGCGGGGCGCTCGCGCGCCTCAAGGTCCTCTTGAACAAGGGGATGCGCCCGGATCAGGTGGCTCTGGTCGCACGTGACGATGTGGCCTACGGCCCGATGGTCATGGCGATCGCCTGGGAGTACGGCCTGGACATCGGCGCCTTCTACGCGGTGCCCCTCGCCGCGACCCACGTTGGCGCCTGGCTGCGCCTTGCGATGGAGGTCGTGAATGGCGCCTTCCCCTATGAGACGACGGCGCGGCTGCTTGGCCATCGGCTCTCGGAGCGCCTGTCGCCCGAGGTCTGGGGCCAGGTCAGGAAGGGCCACCCGGTTGGCCTGGACGCATGGGTTGGCGTTTGCCCCGAACTGGGCCTGCTCGCATGGCCCGAGCGCGCAAGCAGGGCCGGATGGCGGCACCTGTTGCAGCAGATGCTCGATGGCTTCGACGTCTCGGAGCGCGCCGGCCGTTCGCCGCGCGAGGTGCTGGCGCTAGGCAAGCTGCACGAAGGGCTCGACACCCTTGCGCAGCCCGGGGACGAGACGCTGAGCCGGCATGGCTTCGAGGCCGAGCTGGTAGATTTGCTCAGCCTTCTCTCGGTGCCCGCCCATCCCGACGCGAAGGGTGTCGCCCTGCACACGCCGCTCTCGCTCTACGGGGCACGCTATCGCCACCTCATGGTGCTCGGGATGGCGGAGGGGCACTTCCCCGTGCGCGTCGAGAACGACCCGGTGCTTGACTTCCATGAGCGCAGGGCCCTCGAAGCGCTGGGGTGTCGTCTCGAAGGCGCAGCCTCGGCCGCGCGCCGCGAGGCTCTCTCGTTCTGGGCGTTGTTGCAAGTGGCCACCGAGGGCCTGGAGCTGTCGTATGCCGAGCTGGCGAACGGGGAGGCGCTGCTCCCTAGCCCCTACCTCGCGGATCTCGCCGCGGCCCTCGCGGATCCGCCCTCCGTTCCCGCGTGCAGCCCCGAGGAGTCGCGTCCCGCCCGCCTGCGAGGCGCGTACTGCGACGATCCGGTCTTGCCCTTCGCGCTCCACTCCCATCGCGTCGAGTGGGGCCGCGAGGCTTCGCCTGAATACGACCATTTCGACGGGGTTCCCGGCGTGCCGGTGGACCCGGCGACACGCCGCTTCAGCGCGTCCCAGCTCGTGACCATCGGCCAGTGTCCCTTCAAGTGGTTTGCCCAGCGCCTCTTGCGCCTGGCGGATCCCGAGGAGGTCGAAGGCGAGCTGAGCCCGGGGCTGCGGGGCACCCTCTTTCACCGGGCGCTGGAGCTTGCGGTCGAGGGGGCCTTGCCGCTCTTGGCCCCCCGTGCCCACGTCCTCTCGCGCCTCGACGAGGCCTTCGCTCGAGCCGAGGTCGAGTTGCAGGTCCAGGCCGTGAGCGCATGGACCGCGCAGCGTGACTTTCACCTGAAAACCCTGCGCGCCGCGGTGGAGGCCCCGGGCTTCGTGGCCGACGGTGCGGCCATCGTCCAGGTCGAGGGCAGGTTCACGGGCCGCGCCTTCGGCCTGAACTTCATCGGGTACGTGGACCGGATCGATCGCACCGACGACGGGCTGGTGTTCGTCGACTACAAGACCTCCTCCTCGCCGCCCAAGGGGGCCAAGGACGACGAGGGCAAGCCCAAGGTGGATGTGCAACTGCCGCTCTACATGGAGGTGGCGGC from the Pantanalinema sp. genome contains:
- a CDS encoding PD-(D/E)XK nuclease family protein, translating into MTRVLSRALPEAALLAASAHRVVTPNERAARALGVEPCSLQGLATNILSEAGFAIASPLLAVRLFRQAAASLGEAPDLAVTMAATVRELFRTGADLEALVSSAPPRAARVARLAFAYRSALRAKRLVDDAECLRVAAGRVEGTQVLLVAGYPRLGEDEVAFLDAIAGPASRVHLPNTGEALFFENALVADSLEARGWMVERPEGARPFTGRYLAPAFAPVPPRAYRYANLEAEVRGALARLKVLLNKGMRPDQVALVARDDVAYGPMVMAIAWEYGLDIGAFYAVPLAATHVGAWLRLAMEVVNGAFPYETTARLLGHRLSERLSPEVWGQVRKGHPVGLDAWVGVCPELGLLAWPERASRAGWRHLLQQMLDGFDVSERAGRSPREVLALGKLHEGLDTLAQPGDETLSRHGFEAELVDLLSLLSVPAHPDAKGVALHTPLSLYGARYRHLMVLGMAEGHFPVRVENDPVLDFHERRALEALGCRLEGAASAARREALSFWALLQVATEGLELSYAELANGEALLPSPYLADLAAALADPPSVPACSPEESRPARLRGAYCDDPVLPFALHSHRVEWGREASPEYDHFDGVPGVPVDPATRRFSASQLVTIGQCPFKWFAQRLLRLADPEEVEGELSPGLRGTLFHRALELAVEGALPLLAPRAHVLSRLDEAFARAEVELQVQAVSAWTAQRDFHLKTLRAAVEAPGFVADGAAIVQVEGRFTGRAFGLNFIGYVDRIDRTDDGLVFVDYKTSSSPPKGAKDDEGKPKVDVQLPLYMEVAAPALFPGEPVAGAHYYSLTKGEVLKKAVPSPGDLERLTGKVKAHLEAGSYPVAPDVDEASCLYCDLALVCRSGPRLARKQMGGEENTNA